Proteins encoded together in one Thermococcus barophilus MP window:
- a CDS encoding flavoprotein: MRIAWGISGAGHLLKESIEILEKLKDKHEIKIFLSRAGEEVAKMYKLFDRLEKFPLVKESKQGFSFPSCGAFNLERFDVFIISPATSNTVAKIRLGIADSLLSCCASQALKSRVPLILVPTDSKPVVETKAPNGQIFKIYVRKVDLEHLRALKREGVIILEHPYEVEKALERFLWT; the protein is encoded by the coding sequence ATGAGGATTGCTTGGGGGATCAGCGGAGCAGGGCATCTCCTCAAGGAAAGTATTGAAATTCTCGAGAAATTGAAGGATAAGCACGAAATTAAAATCTTCTTATCAAGAGCGGGCGAGGAAGTTGCCAAAATGTACAAACTTTTTGATAGGCTTGAAAAGTTTCCTCTTGTTAAGGAATCTAAACAGGGCTTTTCCTTTCCCTCATGTGGCGCCTTTAACTTGGAGAGATTTGATGTATTCATTATCTCTCCCGCAACTTCAAACACCGTTGCCAAGATTAGACTCGGAATCGCTGATTCCCTCTTATCTTGCTGTGCTTCCCAAGCTTTGAAGAGCAGGGTTCCACTGATATTGGTTCCAACTGACTCAAAGCCCGTTGTCGAAACTAAAGCCCCAAATGGTCAGATTTTCAAGATATATGTTAGAAAAGTTGATTTGGAACACCTAAGAGCACTGAAGAGAGAAGGAGTTATAATTTTGGAGCATCCTTATGAGGTTGAAAAGGCTTTGGAGCGATTTCTATGGACATAA
- a CDS encoding DEAD/DEAH box helicase, whose amino-acid sequence MIKELFSNLESEIVSVREFPPKEGIYGEFAFKNPEINQLVENLGFRLYKHQVEALKKLYSGRNIVVTTPTASGKSEIFRLAIFDNYLSNPQHTYLLIYPTRALINNQYEKFSLENFHFFQITKKMVNAKILTGDVEWNERRIILREKPRVIFTTPDMLHYNILRNLKDYEWLLKNLRYLVVDELHVYRGVFGTNAAYVFRRLLKALKRLGAKPQIITLSATLRNPKEFAEDFFGLEFEAVTGATNPFPKRYLILFEPRRLNEMQLLRAVVEKLAEKGVKTLVFFDSRKGTEKLMRFLLSSPAVYKTSTYKGTLPKNIRWEIERDFKEGRLLVLLTTNALELGIDIGDLDAVINYGIPPDGLFSLIQRFGRAGRLKKREAINGIVLRKNGLDYYYKEHLDELVERLEKGIIEYMPVNLKNRLVVKKHLHYLLTELKVLDWDELNDFEKAVAEELIKEKKAKLYENPLTGKKELRILRPAFSYSSIRTASDESYFLVLDEPWIRYKLLEKESLSDLLRFINWLKLKGYLIEEVDNPEYYRSLLPGMAYFSRGELYMAKDKLKIGKFHFIFAKQLNRFWEVETFASKREEVEILEIYKKKQFKDAEIYIGRLKVKHRYWGFAVKGKDTHLYLQELIKLREEGILKGEIYAPLVGGFEFTELSDEEWEILDWEKFAKVEFDEPLEREFETDGIWLVFPDKIREIAREEFHKFFRIALEKDQGDLAFSIYERLDRRKLFPELLGATTYYIRKTIGDVLEKAKSKDDELALAIKKMIDSKDGIGNGLHAIEHNMIKIAPIFTYVDSRELGGYSYESFPNPPHIGKPIVFIYDGNEGGFGLAEILYENAEKLMEKSFEHLKSCKCIDGCPLCVYSPKCGTFNEFLDKWQAMKIWEGVLK is encoded by the coding sequence ATGATAAAAGAACTTTTCAGCAATCTTGAAAGCGAAATAGTTTCAGTTAGGGAGTTCCCACCAAAAGAGGGGATATATGGAGAGTTTGCATTTAAAAATCCCGAAATAAATCAGCTCGTGGAGAACTTGGGATTTAGGCTGTATAAGCATCAGGTTGAAGCGCTTAAAAAACTCTATTCTGGAAGAAACATTGTTGTAACAACTCCTACAGCCTCCGGTAAGAGTGAGATCTTCAGGTTGGCTATTTTTGATAACTACCTTTCAAACCCTCAGCACACTTATCTCCTGATCTATCCAACCCGCGCTTTAATAAACAACCAGTATGAGAAATTTTCCCTTGAGAACTTCCACTTCTTTCAGATAACAAAGAAAATGGTGAATGCAAAGATTTTAACGGGAGATGTTGAGTGGAACGAGAGAAGGATAATTTTAAGAGAAAAGCCCAGAGTCATCTTCACAACCCCAGATATGCTCCACTACAACATCTTAAGGAATTTGAAAGACTACGAATGGCTTTTAAAGAATTTGCGGTATTTGGTTGTTGATGAGCTTCACGTTTACAGAGGGGTCTTTGGGACAAATGCCGCTTACGTCTTCAGACGGTTGCTAAAGGCATTAAAGCGTTTAGGTGCAAAACCTCAAATTATAACCCTCTCTGCAACTCTCAGAAATCCGAAAGAGTTTGCTGAGGACTTTTTTGGTTTGGAGTTTGAAGCTGTTACAGGGGCAACAAATCCATTTCCAAAGCGCTATCTAATTCTCTTCGAACCTCGAAGGCTGAATGAAATGCAGCTTTTGAGAGCCGTAGTTGAGAAATTGGCAGAGAAGGGGGTTAAAACTCTTGTCTTCTTTGATTCAAGGAAAGGAACTGAGAAGCTCATGAGGTTTCTGCTTTCATCACCAGCTGTTTACAAAACATCCACTTACAAAGGAACCCTTCCCAAGAACATCCGTTGGGAAATTGAGCGGGACTTTAAAGAAGGAAGGCTTTTGGTTTTGCTAACAACAAATGCTTTAGAGCTTGGTATAGACATCGGAGACTTGGATGCCGTCATCAACTATGGAATTCCACCAGATGGACTGTTTTCTTTAATCCAGCGCTTCGGAAGAGCTGGACGTTTAAAAAAGAGGGAAGCAATAAACGGCATTGTTCTTAGAAAGAACGGTCTGGACTATTACTACAAAGAGCACTTAGATGAGCTTGTTGAGCGGTTGGAGAAAGGAATAATCGAATATATGCCCGTTAATTTGAAGAATCGCTTGGTTGTCAAAAAGCATCTTCACTACCTCCTGACCGAGCTTAAAGTCCTTGACTGGGATGAGCTGAACGATTTCGAAAAAGCCGTAGCTGAAGAGCTGATAAAGGAGAAAAAGGCTAAACTCTACGAAAACCCACTAACTGGGAAGAAGGAGCTTAGAATTTTAAGACCAGCTTTTAGCTATTCATCAATCAGAACGGCAAGTGATGAAAGTTACTTCTTGGTTTTAGATGAGCCGTGGATAAGGTATAAGCTACTGGAAAAAGAAAGCTTAAGCGACCTTCTGCGCTTCATAAACTGGCTCAAGCTTAAAGGTTACCTCATTGAAGAGGTTGACAACCCAGAGTACTATCGCTCATTACTGCCGGGAATGGCATACTTCTCAAGAGGAGAGCTTTACATGGCTAAAGATAAGCTGAAAATTGGAAAATTCCACTTCATCTTTGCCAAGCAGCTTAATAGATTTTGGGAAGTTGAAACTTTTGCCTCAAAGCGTGAAGAAGTTGAAATTCTTGAGATCTACAAGAAAAAGCAGTTCAAAGATGCTGAAATCTATATTGGCCGGCTCAAAGTTAAGCATAGGTATTGGGGCTTTGCTGTGAAAGGAAAAGATACACATCTCTACCTCCAAGAGCTGATCAAGCTTAGAGAAGAGGGTATTCTGAAAGGTGAAATTTATGCACCTCTTGTTGGAGGGTTTGAGTTTACGGAACTGAGCGATGAAGAATGGGAAATCCTCGACTGGGAAAAGTTCGCCAAGGTTGAATTTGATGAGCCTCTGGAAAGAGAATTTGAAACTGATGGCATCTGGCTTGTGTTTCCCGATAAGATTAGAGAGATTGCCAGAGAGGAATTCCATAAGTTCTTTAGGATAGCACTTGAGAAAGATCAAGGAGATTTGGCGTTTTCCATCTATGAGCGTTTGGATAGGAGGAAGCTCTTTCCGGAGCTTTTAGGAGCTACAACCTACTACATAAGAAAAACAATTGGAGATGTTCTTGAGAAAGCAAAGAGTAAAGATGATGAGCTTGCATTAGCTATAAAGAAAATGATTGACAGCAAAGACGGCATAGGGAACGGATTGCATGCAATAGAGCACAACATGATAAAAATTGCCCCAATCTTTACCTACGTTGACAGCAGAGAGCTTGGTGGCTACAGTTATGAGAGCTTTCCGAATCCACCACACATAGGGAAGCCGATAGTCTTCATCTACGATGGAAATGAGGGAGGCTTTGGATTAGCAGAGATACTCTATGAAAATGCAGAAAAGTTGATGGAAAAAAGCTTTGAGCACTTGAAGAGCTGTAAATGTATAGATGGATGCCCGCTTTGTGTTTATTCGCCTAAATGTGGAACATTCAACGAGTTCTTAGACAAGTGGCAGGCGATGAAAATTTGGGAGGGGGTTTTGAAGTGA
- a CDS encoding YigZ family protein: MSYKTLRGIGTAELVIKKSVFIGYASPANSEEEAKAFIAKIKAHHRDAAHNVSAYLINDGKSFALRYDDDGEPKGSAGKPVLKVIQNKGLSNVVVVVTRYFGGIKLGYGGLVKAYSDAASLAIENAGISEIFETERFETVFPYNLYHTVKETVEKNGGKVVDEEYGERVRFTVEIRKGEAGSLMNLLIEKTRGRIKLRPLFMRSI, encoded by the coding sequence ATGAGTTATAAAACACTCAGAGGCATAGGGACTGCTGAACTTGTTATTAAGAAGTCTGTCTTTATAGGCTATGCATCTCCGGCGAACTCGGAGGAAGAAGCAAAGGCATTCATAGCCAAGATAAAGGCACATCACAGAGATGCAGCTCACAATGTTTCTGCTTATCTGATAAATGATGGTAAAAGCTTTGCCCTCCGTTATGACGACGACGGCGAGCCCAAAGGTTCTGCTGGAAAGCCCGTCCTTAAGGTCATTCAAAACAAAGGACTTAGCAATGTCGTCGTTGTGGTTACGAGGTACTTTGGAGGCATAAAACTCGGATACGGTGGATTAGTTAAGGCTTACAGTGATGCAGCAAGTTTAGCGATTGAAAACGCGGGGATATCTGAGATTTTCGAAACAGAGCGCTTTGAGACAGTATTTCCTTACAACCTTTACCATACAGTCAAGGAAACTGTTGAGAAAAACGGTGGAAAAGTTGTTGACGAGGAATATGGAGAGCGTGTAAGGTTCACAGTGGAAATAAGAAAAGGTGAAGCTGGGTCTCTCATGAATCTTTTAATCGAGAAAACACGGGGACGGATTAAATTAAGGCCCCTTTTCATGAGGAGTATTTAA
- a CDS encoding HAD family hydrolase, translating to MTIEVPNYGKIEARAVVFDLNGTLGVEGRVSEEVKRLLERLSEKYIVVVLSADTFGTLEEEFKGLNVKIERVRDGNDKLEKAMKYEPYIGVGNGNNDVRMLENAELAFCVVGEEGATVDALLASDIVVKDVKDAIAMLLNEKKLIATLRG from the coding sequence ATGACAATCGAAGTCCCAAACTACGGGAAAATTGAAGCCAGAGCAGTTGTTTTTGACTTAAACGGAACTCTGGGAGTTGAAGGGAGAGTAAGCGAGGAAGTCAAGAGGCTTCTTGAAAGGCTCAGCGAGAAATACATCGTAGTTGTTTTAAGTGCAGATACCTTTGGGACATTAGAAGAGGAGTTCAAAGGCTTAAACGTCAAAATCGAGCGCGTTAGGGATGGCAATGACAAGCTTGAGAAGGCAATGAAGTATGAACCGTACATTGGAGTAGGCAACGGCAATAACGACGTTAGAATGCTTGAAAATGCTGAATTAGCTTTCTGTGTGGTGGGTGAAGAAGGAGCAACAGTTGATGCACTTTTAGCAAGCGATATAGTGGTTAAAGACGTTAAGGATGCAATAGCAATGCTGCTGAATGAGAAGAAGCTGATAGCGACGCTGAGAGGATGA
- a CDS encoding ribosome biogenesis/translation initiation ATPase RLI translates to MRVAVIDYDKCNPDKCGHFLCERVCPVNRMGGEAIIIDEENYKPIIQEASCTGCGICVHKCPFNAITIVNLPEQLSEDCVHRYGVNGFVLYRLPVIKEGMVVGILGPNGIGKTTAVKILAGQLLPNLCGDNDSWDNVIKAFRGNELQNYFEKLKNKEIKPVVKPQYVDLIPKVVKGKVRDLLKRADERGLFDKVVKELELEGILDREIRQLSGGELQRVAIAAAVLRDAHFYFFDEPSSYLDIRQRLKAARLIRKLAAEGKSVLAVEHDLAVLDYLSDIIHVVYGKPGAYGIFSMPKGTRVGINIFLDGYLPDENVRFRPYEIRFTKLSERKSQTGEVLVEYPSLVKDYGSFRLEVEGGELYKGEVVGIVGPNGIGKTTFVKMLAGVEEPTEGKVEWELKVSYKPQYIKADYEGTVFELLSKIDASKLMSSFYKTELLNPLGIPELYDRSVNELSGGELQRVAVTACLLRDADLYLLDEPSAYLDVEQRLAVSRAIRHLMEKNEKTALVVEHDVLMIDYISDRLIVFEGEPGKFGKATKPMGMREGMNRFLASVGITFRRDPDTGRPRANKEGSVKDREQKERGEYYYAD, encoded by the coding sequence ATGAGAGTTGCGGTCATTGATTATGATAAGTGTAACCCTGACAAGTGCGGTCACTTCCTCTGTGAAAGGGTTTGTCCCGTCAACAGAATGGGCGGAGAGGCAATAATAATAGACGAAGAAAATTACAAGCCGATAATTCAAGAGGCATCATGTACGGGCTGTGGAATCTGTGTGCATAAGTGTCCTTTCAATGCAATAACCATCGTGAATCTTCCAGAACAGCTCAGTGAGGACTGTGTTCACAGATACGGCGTAAATGGATTTGTCCTCTACAGGCTGCCAGTAATTAAAGAGGGTATGGTAGTTGGAATTTTGGGGCCAAATGGTATCGGTAAGACAACAGCTGTTAAAATCTTAGCAGGCCAACTGCTCCCAAACCTCTGCGGCGACAACGACAGCTGGGACAACGTGATTAAAGCCTTTAGAGGAAATGAACTCCAGAACTACTTTGAAAAGCTGAAGAATAAGGAGATAAAACCCGTTGTAAAGCCCCAATATGTGGACTTAATCCCCAAAGTAGTTAAAGGAAAAGTGAGGGATTTGCTTAAGAGAGCGGATGAAAGAGGGCTCTTTGATAAAGTGGTTAAAGAGCTTGAACTGGAGGGTATCTTAGATAGAGAAATCCGGCAGTTGAGCGGTGGTGAGCTGCAGAGGGTTGCAATAGCTGCGGCAGTGTTGAGAGATGCTCATTTTTACTTCTTCGACGAGCCCTCTTCGTATCTCGACATAAGGCAGAGGCTGAAGGCAGCGAGGTTGATAAGAAAACTTGCTGCAGAAGGCAAGTCAGTTTTAGCTGTAGAGCACGATTTAGCAGTTCTTGACTACCTAAGCGATATTATCCACGTAGTTTATGGTAAACCAGGAGCTTATGGTATATTCTCAATGCCAAAGGGAACGAGAGTTGGGATAAACATATTCCTCGACGGTTACCTTCCAGATGAGAACGTCCGCTTTAGGCCGTATGAAATAAGGTTCACAAAGCTGAGCGAGAGGAAGAGTCAAACAGGAGAAGTTCTGGTTGAGTATCCATCTTTAGTTAAAGACTATGGAAGCTTTAGGCTGGAAGTTGAAGGCGGAGAACTGTATAAGGGAGAAGTGGTTGGCATAGTTGGGCCAAACGGAATTGGTAAGACCACCTTCGTGAAGATGCTCGCTGGAGTTGAGGAGCCGACAGAAGGAAAAGTTGAGTGGGAGCTCAAAGTAAGCTATAAGCCTCAGTACATAAAAGCAGACTATGAAGGAACTGTGTTTGAGCTTTTAAGCAAGATTGATGCATCAAAACTCATGAGTAGCTTCTACAAGACCGAACTGCTGAATCCCCTTGGCATTCCAGAGCTGTATGACAGATCAGTGAATGAGCTCAGCGGCGGTGAGCTACAAAGGGTTGCAGTAACTGCATGTCTGCTTAGAGATGCTGACCTCTATTTGTTGGACGAGCCTTCAGCTTATCTCGACGTTGAGCAGAGATTGGCAGTTTCAAGGGCAATAAGGCATCTGATGGAGAAGAATGAGAAGACGGCATTAGTTGTTGAGCACGATGTTTTGATGATCGACTACATAAGCGACCGCTTGATCGTCTTTGAAGGTGAACCGGGTAAATTCGGTAAAGCGACAAAGCCAATGGGTATGAGAGAGGGCATGAACCGCTTTCTTGCTTCTGTTGGAATCACATTCAGAAGAGACCCCGACACCGGAAGGCCGAGGGCAAATAAAGAGGGCAGCGTTAAGGACAGAGAGCAAAAGGAAAGAGGAGAGTACTATTATGCCGACTGA
- a CDS encoding nucleotidyltransferase domain-containing protein: protein MNEEIIEELKNFARDLEKLLGERLVAVIIFGSVLTSESFEDIDILVVVDNTSKDELKEIRRLKIKYRYKLGKYIDLNICEFSDLNKGVVYIAVAFGKEIYSTGKWKQKKEEIKKRAKERKLQFIEKHGKRVVRWELAELIS, encoded by the coding sequence ATGAATGAGGAAATCATAGAAGAGCTAAAGAATTTTGCAAGGGATTTAGAAAAATTGTTGGGGGAGCGGTTAGTAGCAGTTATAATCTTTGGATCTGTTCTGACTTCTGAAAGCTTTGAAGACATTGATATTCTTGTAGTAGTCGATAACACTTCCAAAGATGAACTCAAGGAAATTAGGAGGCTAAAGATCAAATACAGATACAAACTTGGCAAATACATTGATCTGAACATTTGTGAGTTTAGTGACCTCAACAAAGGTGTTGTATATATTGCAGTGGCATTTGGAAAGGAGATTTACTCAACAGGAAAATGGAAACAAAAAAAGGAAGAAATAAAGAAGAGAGCAAAAGAACGAAAACTTCAGTTCATAGAAAAACATGGAAAAAGGGTGGTTAGATGGGAGTTAGCAGAGCTTATAAGTTGA
- a CDS encoding HEPN domain-containing protein: MGVSRAYKLRLIQADIDLAKSAYEKGYYEMAIFHCQQAIEKSLKLLLEEKAGKYVRTHDLMFLRDLVGEFEEIRELLLDDEFLDRLEEGYFYGRYWDKPIEPFEDFEVQKAIYLAEEIFKRIKGLLG, encoded by the coding sequence ATGGGAGTTAGCAGAGCTTATAAGTTGAGGCTTATTCAAGCAGATATTGACTTGGCAAAGAGTGCATATGAAAAAGGGTACTATGAGATGGCAATATTTCACTGCCAGCAAGCAATAGAAAAAAGCCTAAAACTACTCCTTGAAGAAAAAGCTGGCAAATACGTCAGAACCCATGATTTGATGTTTCTGAGGGATTTAGTTGGGGAGTTTGAGGAAATTAGGGAGCTTTTGTTGGACGATGAATTTTTAGATAGACTTGAAGAGGGTTATTTCTATGGAAGATACTGGGATAAACCAATAGAGCCATTTGAGGATTTTGAAGTCCAAAAGGCAATTTACTTAGCGGAAGAGATTTTTAAGAGAATTAAAGGACTGTTAGGGTGA